The Longimicrobiales bacterium genome contains a region encoding:
- a CDS encoding SRPBCC domain-containing protein — protein sequence MSEPGPLPDQVASIHIGVPVERVWEEITRTGRVQRALYNTVLDAELRPGARLRYYSPNRKRVFIVGEVVEVDPPRKLSHTYWFTMWKGGGPTLVTWELHEESGGCRVTVTHSGWTSAHEAAEKTGAGWREILALLKQDLETGTIPLKTRAMYAVMNAFLFAMPKTTAKEYADEQGW from the coding sequence ATGAGCGAGCCAGGGCCGCTGCCGGACCAGGTGGCGTCGATACACATCGGCGTGCCGGTGGAGCGCGTGTGGGAGGAGATCACCAGGACCGGTCGCGTGCAGCGCGCGCTGTACAACACGGTGCTGGATGCCGAACTGCGGCCGGGCGCGCGGCTGCGCTATTACAGTCCGAACCGGAAGCGGGTGTTCATCGTGGGCGAGGTGGTGGAGGTGGATCCGCCGCGGAAGCTGTCGCACACGTACTGGTTCACGATGTGGAAGGGTGGTGGCCCGACGCTGGTGACGTGGGAGCTGCACGAGGAATCGGGCGGCTGCCGCGTGACGGTGACGCATTCCGGCTGGACGTCTGCGCACGAGGCGGCGGAGAAGACGGGAGCGGGCTGGCGGGAGATCCTCGCGCTGCTGAAGCAGGATCTGGAGACGGGCACGATCCCGCTGAAGACACGCGCGATGTACGCAGTGATGAACGCGTTCCTGTTTGCCATGCCGAAGACGACGGCGAAGGAGTACGCGGACGAGCAGGGGTGGTGA
- a CDS encoding amidohydrolase family protein, giving the protein MKAHCTLLVPGLALLACAGPLLGQDTLQTAAPTIPEKWDVTAPPGPSRTIEFETSEGTWMNVDVSPDGGTLVFDLLGDIYTMPATGGRATLVLGGHAYETMPRFSPDGRRIAFTSDRDGIENIWTADVNGGDLRQISRDRERQVSNPAWTPDGEYIVARKHFRNTRSLGSGEMWLYHTGGGAGLRLTDRRNWEQNATEPVISPDGRYVYFSEDVSPGGGFDYNRDPHGVIYVVQRLDRETGERESILSAPGGSLAPQPSPDGRTLAFIRRVDTKTVLMLHDIETGRERALWDGLDHDQQEVWAIFGTYPAYDWTPDGSALVIWARGGLWRVDAASGTPTRIPFTAPVKQILTEVVRFPQEVAPNEFDVKMLRWVSVSPDQRRVAYTALGRLFVKELPNGTPRRVTRQNSDLELYPSWSPDGRTLVYATWNDSTYGAIRTVRSDGSNVRTITDAPGHYVEPAFSPDGARIVYRRVGGDNFRGTLYSRDRGVYIAAANGSGDAVLVTEDGSEPRFSRTGERLYLSAREGGNAALISVDLQGRDRRVHVTSENGGQFTPSPDERYIVWNERFNVHIAPFPLTGRPVNLSMGSSDYPVRRLSRDAGSFLHWSADSRRVYWSLGPDLYQRDIAHTFAFETEDTTALRREPEAAGTPIGLRATFDRPTGTLALTGANVITMRGDEVIRDATIVIESNRITAVGPRAQVAVPAGAHTVDVSGRWIMPGIVDVHAHAGTGSSGITPRSHWPFQANLAFGVTTMHDPSNNTDMVFSASELIKAGGIIAPRLYSTGTILYGAEGGAKAITTSYEDALGHLRRMKAVGAFSVKSYNQPRRDARQQIVEAARELEMLVVPEGGSTFFFNMTHVLDGHTGVEHNVPVAPLYSDVLRLWSESNVGYTPTLIVNYGGLNGEYWFYQHDEVWKNERLRRFTPARVIDPRSRRRLMAAEEDYSYIDVSRAAKALLDAGVKVNLGAHGQLQGLGAHWELWMFQQGGMSNHEALRAATLHGAEYLGLDGDIGSIEAGKLADLVVLDADPLANIRNTTSIRYVLVNGRIFDAATLEQLGNHPTPAPRRNW; this is encoded by the coding sequence ATGAAGGCACACTGCACGCTGCTCGTTCCGGGCCTCGCCCTCCTCGCCTGTGCCGGCCCGCTGCTCGGGCAGGACACGCTCCAGACCGCCGCGCCGACGATTCCGGAGAAGTGGGACGTCACCGCGCCGCCCGGACCGTCGCGCACGATCGAGTTCGAGACGAGCGAGGGCACGTGGATGAACGTGGACGTGAGTCCGGACGGCGGCACGCTGGTCTTCGACCTGCTCGGCGACATCTATACGATGCCGGCGACGGGCGGACGCGCGACGCTGGTGCTCGGCGGACATGCCTACGAGACGATGCCGCGCTTCTCGCCTGACGGCCGGCGCATCGCGTTCACGAGTGATCGCGATGGCATCGAGAACATCTGGACGGCGGACGTGAACGGGGGCGACCTGCGTCAGATCTCGCGCGACCGGGAGCGGCAGGTGTCGAATCCCGCGTGGACGCCCGACGGCGAGTACATCGTCGCACGCAAGCATTTCCGCAATACGCGCTCGCTCGGGTCCGGCGAGATGTGGCTGTATCATACCGGCGGTGGCGCGGGGCTCCGCCTCACGGACCGGCGCAACTGGGAGCAGAACGCGACGGAGCCCGTGATATCTCCCGACGGGCGCTATGTCTATTTCAGCGAGGATGTCTCGCCGGGCGGCGGCTTCGACTACAACCGCGATCCGCATGGCGTGATTTACGTGGTGCAGCGACTCGACCGCGAGACGGGCGAGCGCGAGAGCATCCTGAGCGCGCCCGGCGGCTCGCTCGCACCGCAGCCATCGCCCGACGGCCGAACGCTGGCGTTCATCCGCCGTGTGGACACGAAGACCGTGCTGATGCTGCACGACATCGAGACGGGTCGGGAGCGCGCGCTCTGGGATGGCCTCGACCATGACCAGCAGGAAGTCTGGGCGATCTTCGGCACATATCCGGCCTACGACTGGACGCCGGACGGCAGCGCACTCGTGATCTGGGCACGAGGCGGCCTCTGGCGCGTCGATGCAGCCAGCGGCACCCCGACGCGCATCCCGTTCACGGCCCCCGTAAAGCAGATCCTCACGGAGGTCGTGCGCTTCCCACAGGAGGTGGCGCCGAACGAGTTCGACGTGAAGATGCTGCGCTGGGTGAGCGTGTCGCCGGACCAGCGCCGCGTCGCGTACACGGCTCTCGGCAGGCTGTTCGTCAAGGAGCTGCCGAACGGCACACCGCGGCGCGTGACGCGCCAGAACAGCGACCTCGAGCTGTACCCGTCGTGGTCGCCGGACGGGCGAACGCTCGTGTATGCGACATGGAACGACAGCACGTACGGCGCCATTCGCACCGTGCGGAGCGACGGCAGCAATGTACGCACGATTACCGATGCGCCCGGCCACTACGTCGAGCCGGCATTCTCGCCTGACGGTGCACGCATCGTCTATCGCCGGGTTGGCGGCGACAACTTCCGCGGGACTCTGTACTCGCGCGATCGCGGGGTTTACATCGCTGCCGCGAACGGCAGTGGTGACGCAGTCCTCGTCACGGAGGACGGGTCGGAGCCGCGCTTCAGCCGCACCGGTGAGCGCCTCTACCTGAGCGCCCGGGAAGGCGGCAATGCGGCGCTGATCAGTGTCGACCTCCAGGGCCGCGATCGCCGCGTGCACGTTACTTCCGAGAACGGCGGTCAGTTCACGCCCTCACCGGACGAGCGCTACATAGTCTGGAACGAGCGCTTCAACGTGCACATCGCGCCGTTCCCGCTCACCGGCCGCCCGGTGAACCTGTCGATGGGCAGCAGCGACTATCCGGTACGGCGCCTGTCGCGCGATGCGGGGTCGTTCCTGCACTGGTCCGCTGACAGCCGCCGCGTCTACTGGTCGCTCGGGCCGGACCTCTATCAGCGCGACATCGCGCACACGTTCGCATTCGAGACCGAGGACACCACCGCACTGCGGCGCGAACCGGAGGCGGCGGGCACGCCGATTGGCCTCCGCGCCACATTCGACCGCCCGACCGGCACGCTCGCACTCACCGGCGCGAACGTGATCACGATGCGCGGCGACGAGGTGATCCGCGACGCCACCATCGTCATCGAGAGCAACCGCATCACCGCCGTCGGGCCGCGCGCGCAGGTGGCCGTCCCGGCCGGTGCGCACACCGTGGATGTCTCGGGCCGCTGGATCATGCCTGGCATCGTCGATGTGCACGCGCACGCCGGCACCGGGTCGAGCGGCATCACGCCGCGCAGTCACTGGCCCTTCCAGGCGAACCTGGCGTTCGGCGTCACGACCATGCACGACCCGTCCAACAACACGGACATGGTGTTCAGTGCATCGGAGCTGATCAAGGCCGGCGGGATCATCGCGCCGCGCCTCTATTCCACCGGCACCATCCTGTACGGTGCGGAGGGGGGTGCAAAGGCGATCACGACGTCGTACGAGGACGCGCTGGGTCACCTGCGTCGCATGAAGGCGGTCGGTGCGTTCAGCGTGAAGAGCTACAACCAGCCGCGGCGCGATGCCCGCCAGCAGATCGTCGAGGCCGCGCGCGAGCTCGAGATGCTCGTGGTGCCGGAGGGCGGCAGCACGTTCTTCTTCAACATGACGCACGTCCTGGACGGCCACACGGGCGTCGAGCACAACGTGCCGGTCGCGCCGCTGTACAGCGACGTGCTGCGCCTGTGGTCGGAGAGCAATGTCGGCTACACGCCGACGCTCATCGTCAATTACGGCGGACTGAACGGCGAGTACTGGTTCTACCAGCATGACGAGGTGTGGAAGAACGAGCGGCTGCGCCGCTTCACGCCCGCGCGCGTCATCGATCCGCGCTCACGTCGCCGGCTCATGGCCGCGGAAGAGGACTACAGCTACATCGACGTGTCGCGCGCAGCAAAGGCACTGCTGGACGCGGGTGTGAAGGTGAACCTCGGCGCGCATGGCCAGCTCCAGGGCCTCGGCGCGCACTGGGAGCTGTGGATGTTCCAGCAGGGTGGCATGTCGAATCACGAGGCGCTGCGCGCCGCGACGCTGCACGGCGCCGAGTATCTCGGCCTGGATGGCGACATCGGATCCATCGAGGCGGGCAAGCTCGCGGACCTGGTGGTGCTCGACGCGGATCCGCTCGCGAACATCCGGAACACCACGTCGATCCGCTACGTGCTCGTGAACGGCAGGATCTTCGACGCGGCGACGCTCGAGCAGCTCGGCAACCACCCGACGCCGGCGCCGCGCCGCAACTGGTAG
- a CDS encoding aminotransferase class V-fold PLP-dependent enzyme codes for MVSRRHFLHSVSGAVGAGVFARSAAAAALPAALRDDWQRGVFDAAAHVNGRAPEAIAEDEDFWREIRHAFTIDRTLINLNNGGVSPSPRVVQEAMARYLSFSNEAPVYTMWQVLEPQIESVRRQLARSFGCDPEEMAITRNASEALEICQLGIDMEPGDEVLTTNQDYGRMLTTWDQRARREGIVVKKVSFPVPPPDPQHLVDVFARAIGPRTRVLHLCHITNLTGQIFPVRDIMRLARSRGIEVIVDGAHAYAQFPFQRDDLECDFYGTSLHKWLLAPHGTGFLYVRREKIERIWPLMAAPPAMDGNIRKFEEIGTHPAANHNAIAEALSFHEGIGAERKAARLRFLRERWMTRLDGESRVRIFTSRDPAQSCAIGTVGIEGIEPAAIVDHLWKSRRIIVTPIVHEEYRGVRVTPNVYTTLEEVDTFAQAMEELVRSGLPV; via the coding sequence ATGGTATCCCGCCGTCATTTCCTGCACTCCGTATCCGGTGCCGTCGGCGCCGGCGTGTTCGCGCGGTCGGCCGCCGCGGCGGCCCTGCCCGCAGCGCTCCGCGATGACTGGCAGCGCGGCGTCTTCGATGCAGCCGCCCACGTCAACGGCCGCGCACCGGAGGCCATCGCGGAGGATGAGGATTTCTGGCGGGAGATCCGTCACGCATTCACGATCGATCGCACGCTCATCAATCTGAACAACGGCGGGGTGAGTCCGTCGCCGCGCGTGGTGCAGGAAGCGATGGCGCGCTACCTGTCGTTCTCGAACGAAGCACCGGTGTACACCATGTGGCAGGTGCTCGAGCCGCAGATCGAGAGCGTGCGCCGGCAGCTCGCCCGCTCCTTCGGCTGTGATCCCGAGGAGATGGCGATCACGCGCAACGCTTCGGAAGCACTCGAGATCTGCCAGCTCGGCATCGACATGGAGCCGGGCGACGAGGTGCTGACGACGAATCAGGACTACGGCCGCATGCTCACCACGTGGGATCAGCGCGCGCGCCGCGAAGGCATCGTCGTGAAGAAGGTGTCCTTTCCCGTCCCGCCGCCGGATCCGCAGCACCTGGTCGACGTGTTCGCGCGCGCGATCGGTCCGCGCACACGTGTGCTGCATCTCTGTCACATCACGAACCTGACCGGCCAGATCTTCCCCGTCCGCGACATCATGCGGCTCGCGCGGTCGCGCGGCATCGAGGTCATCGTCGACGGTGCGCACGCCTATGCGCAGTTCCCCTTCCAGCGCGACGATCTCGAGTGCGACTTCTACGGCACCAGCCTGCACAAGTGGCTGCTCGCGCCGCACGGCACGGGGTTCCTGTACGTGCGCCGCGAGAAGATCGAGCGTATATGGCCGCTCATGGCCGCACCGCCCGCGATGGACGGCAACATCCGCAAGTTCGAGGAGATCGGCACGCATCCCGCCGCCAACCACAACGCGATCGCGGAGGCGCTCTCCTTCCACGAAGGCATTGGTGCCGAACGGAAGGCCGCGCGCCTGCGCTTCCTGCGCGAGCGCTGGATGACACGGCTCGATGGCGAGTCGCGCGTGCGTATCTTCACGTCGCGCGACCCGGCGCAGTCGTGCGCCATCGGGACCGTAGGCATCGAAGGGATCGAGCCGGCCGCGATCGTCGACCACCTGTGGAAGAGCCGCCGCATCATCGTAACGCCCATCGTGCACGAGGAGTACCGCGGCGTGCGTGTCACGCCGAACGTCTACACGACGCTCGAGGAGGTCGACACGTTCGCGCAGGCCATGGAGGAGCTCGTACGGAGCGGTCTGCCGGTCTGA
- a CDS encoding metalloregulator ArsR/SmtB family transcription factor codes for MQDDELDPVWRALASATRRRILDALRDGPATTGALAELFPELSRYAVMQHLGVLTDADLVVARRVGRERFNYLNPVPVQRIYDRWVVRYMQPWTEALVSLREQLETEQREGHG; via the coding sequence ATGCAAGACGATGAGCTGGACCCGGTCTGGCGCGCGCTCGCCAGTGCCACGCGACGTCGCATCCTGGACGCGCTACGCGATGGGCCGGCGACGACGGGAGCACTGGCAGAGCTGTTCCCCGAGCTGAGCCGGTACGCGGTCATGCAGCACCTGGGCGTGCTGACGGACGCGGATCTGGTAGTGGCTCGTCGTGTGGGTCGGGAGCGTTTCAACTATCTGAACCCGGTGCCCGTGCAGCGGATCTACGATCGCTGGGTCGTGCGATACATGCAGCCGTGGACGGAGGCTCTGGTGAGTCTGCGCGAGCAGCTGGAAACGGAACAGAGGGAGGGACACGGATGA
- a CDS encoding TonB-dependent receptor, with protein sequence MRLRIAAICALWSAASAAAGTAQVRPDTAQARADSLRTRAIRVAGIPVQAARAITTPGGASALEVQLDSMDLRPAPTLEQVLREIPLVQVRTNSRGEAQISLRGSGSDARQVAVLLDGVPLNLGWDARADLSVLPATAATSLTLVRGLPSVLHGPNVLGGVLEVGVGHHPGRWMPPESAELSAGIESTGAYSAAAAYAKPLRLDGGTFAVRAGGGYRDRPGYALPRNIDQPTGPDDLLANTDLLHRDGFVALRYLSDNDAWGTLAASSFVARRGIPAELHTDSPRYWRYPHVSRTVAVLSGGTGHHDTPFGGRGDLEVSVGVDAGRTEIVAYGSGAFDDPVDTEKGDDLTLTLRLLGDHTLGEHGDLSGAFTYADIRHDEVLSSTDAYSYRQRIWSLGAETGWSIDVGGGLTPLRLSVGAVIDGADTPESGDKPALGSLTEWGGRVGATTAVADGTLLLHAGVSRRARFPALRELYSGALGRFVPNAELRPERLVAAEAGATRRIGASEVQLVAFYRSLRDAIERVTLEDRRFQRINRGEARSAGIELVATSRFGPVALEGDLTLQRVRLFDDGGEIDGQPEYQPDVLAGLSMRTDLPLEVRAGATARYVGAQYCANPNAPDELRLAASRRFDIDATRPLRLRTGGLLSRLDVTAAVDNVTDDAIYDQCGLPQPGRTFRLQVRIR encoded by the coding sequence ATGAGGCTGAGAATTGCTGCAATCTGCGCGCTGTGGAGCGCTGCGTCCGCCGCGGCCGGAACCGCTCAGGTGCGGCCGGACACGGCGCAGGCGCGCGCTGACAGTCTGCGCACGCGGGCGATTCGCGTCGCGGGCATTCCGGTGCAGGCCGCCCGTGCGATCACGACTCCGGGCGGCGCGAGTGCGCTCGAGGTGCAGCTCGATTCCATGGACCTGCGGCCGGCGCCGACACTGGAGCAGGTGCTGCGCGAGATCCCGCTCGTGCAGGTTCGGACGAACTCGCGCGGTGAAGCGCAGATCTCGCTGCGCGGCTCGGGCTCCGATGCGCGCCAGGTGGCAGTGCTGCTGGATGGTGTGCCGCTGAACCTGGGGTGGGATGCGCGCGCTGACCTTTCCGTGCTGCCTGCGACCGCTGCGACATCGCTCACTCTCGTGCGCGGGCTGCCGTCCGTGCTGCACGGACCGAACGTGCTCGGCGGCGTGCTCGAAGTGGGCGTCGGTCATCACCCCGGCCGCTGGATGCCGCCGGAATCGGCAGAGCTGAGTGCGGGCATCGAGAGCACGGGTGCATACTCGGCCGCGGCTGCATACGCGAAGCCGTTGCGACTCGATGGCGGTACCTTCGCGGTTCGCGCGGGCGGCGGATACCGCGATCGTCCGGGCTACGCTCTGCCGCGTAACATCGACCAGCCGACCGGCCCCGACGATCTGCTTGCCAACACGGACCTCCTGCACCGCGACGGGTTCGTCGCGCTGCGCTATCTGAGCGACAACGATGCATGGGGGACGCTTGCTGCGTCGTCGTTCGTCGCCCGGAGAGGGATTCCCGCCGAGCTGCACACCGATTCGCCGCGATACTGGCGCTACCCGCACGTCTCACGGACCGTCGCAGTGCTTTCCGGCGGCACGGGCCATCATGACACGCCGTTTGGCGGACGCGGTGACCTGGAGGTGAGCGTCGGTGTCGATGCCGGTCGCACGGAGATCGTCGCGTACGGATCAGGCGCATTCGATGATCCGGTCGATACGGAGAAGGGTGATGACCTGACGCTCACACTCCGGCTGCTGGGCGATCACACGCTCGGCGAGCACGGCGATCTGAGCGGTGCATTCACGTACGCGGACATCCGCCACGACGAGGTGCTGTCGAGCACCGACGCGTACAGCTACCGGCAGCGGATCTGGTCGCTCGGTGCGGAGACGGGCTGGTCGATCGATGTCGGCGGCGGCCTGACACCGCTCCGGCTGAGCGTCGGCGCGGTGATCGACGGAGCGGACACGCCGGAATCCGGCGACAAGCCCGCGCTCGGCAGCCTGACGGAGTGGGGCGGCCGCGTCGGTGCGACGACTGCCGTCGCCGACGGCACGCTGCTGCTCCACGCCGGCGTGAGCCGCCGCGCGCGCTTTCCCGCGCTGCGCGAGCTGTATTCGGGCGCGCTCGGCCGCTTCGTGCCGAATGCGGAGCTGCGACCGGAGCGTCTCGTCGCGGCCGAGGCCGGTGCGACCCGGCGCATTGGAGCCAGCGAGGTGCAGCTGGTTGCGTTCTATCGGAGTCTGCGGGATGCGATCGAGCGGGTCACGCTCGAAGACCGTCGGTTCCAGCGGATCAACCGCGGCGAGGCCCGCTCTGCGGGCATCGAGCTGGTTGCGACGTCACGGTTCGGGCCCGTCGCGCTCGAAGGCGACCTCACGTTACAGCGTGTCCGTCTGTTCGACGACGGAGGCGAGATCGACGGCCAGCCGGAATATCAGCCGGACGTGCTCGCGGGACTGAGCATGCGGACGGATCTGCCGCTGGAAGTGCGGGCCGGCGCGACCGCTCGCTATGTCGGTGCACAGTACTGCGCGAACCCGAACGCGCCGGACGAGCTGCGGCTGGCTGCGAGCCGTCGGTTCGACATCGACGCGACGCGCCCGTTGCGCCTCCGGACCGGCGGACTGCTGTCGCGGCTCGACGTGACCGCTGCGGTCGACAACGTCACGGATGATGCCATCTACGATCAATGCGGCCTGCCGCAGCCGGGGCGCACCTTCAGACTTCAGGTCCGCATTCGTTGA